In the Candidatus Buchananbacteria bacterium CG10_big_fil_rev_8_21_14_0_10_42_9 genome, GAACCGACATTTTTAAGCTGATGATTATATTGTAACGCTAAATTGGGCTGCATGCCGGCACGGCCGGGCGGAAAGGTTATCGGATATGTAAAACTAAATGTTCCGGTCAGCTCATCCACGCCAAAATTGCCGCTATTACGCGGAGTTAAACCGGCATTATCACCGGCTACAAAATTTGACGCAAAATGGGCGCCGCTAGGAGAGGAAGCAATAGATAAATCAAGCTCTTTTGAAGGCAAAGAAAAATCCTGGTTTGCGCCAGGATTAGTAATGTCGTTTGATAAATTTTGTGCCAAAGCAGCGCCGATTGGAGCGAGTAAATTAAAAATTAAGGCCAAAGCTGAAGCTGACGCCAAAGATTTCCTCCAAAAACCATTGCGAATATACATATTATTAAAGTATTAATTCATTTAATAATATATCAATGGCGGCACTTTAAGGTTCAATTTTTCCAACAAAAAAGGCGCGTCATAGATATTCGCGCCGTATTGTTATTGTCAGTATAGCAAGTTTAAATTTTTTGTCAAGTACAAGGTGTCAGGAACCTTTTTTTCTTGCAATTACTTGGTGCAATTTTCTACCCTGCTTTCGGATATATCTTCATCAAATTTACTGAATTTTATACTTTCAATTATTTTATTAACCAAATACCTTTCTTGGTCATCCAAAATTGTTGGCTCAAAAAAAATATAAAAATTTCGATTTCCAAAAGGAACTTCATATTGCTCCAACACACCCATATCATCAGCTAAATAAAAATAGGCAGCAGCATATTCATTCAGACTTGATTTTCTGTATGCAGGGCCGGGCTCAATTTTAGCCATCGCTACTATTTTATCAACTTCACGATAACGTTTAGGGTCTATTCCTAAGATATATTGTTCATCTGCCGGCCTGGTAGGGCTATCAGGGTCCCGCCTTTTTATCCGTATTTCACTCGAAGATGAAACATCAAGAAAATTATCTGGATACGTAAACTCAACTGCCGCATTTCCGGAACGCAATCTGATGCAATTTAATTTTACTTCATCATCAATCCAAGGCACGCCGGTTCCGCTAAATACCTTATTAACAAGATAAGATACCGAAAGTATAGTTATGAACCCGATTACTGCAAAACTTATTTTTTTATAATTCATATTTTTAAGGTCTTTCTATGGGAACTTTAGTGGCGGGAGTGTGTTGAGTGCTTGTATAGCTTTCTAAACCAGGCAACCTACTCTCATTTTCATACCGTGACCAGCCTTCTAAACTATAATCGTTTCCTAAGCGATTCTGTACTATATAAACCGCTTGTCCGCGACCGTTATAAATTCGATATAGCGGCTGTGAAAAAATTGCTTGATTGCGGGCGGCGTTCTGCTCAACAGTATAGACATATCCAGTGCCTGAATTTGTATCAAATACTACTTCAGAAACTACACCTACGTGCCCAACCCCCTCTCTGCCTCCCGACCATGCAATTAAATCATTCTCTTGTGGAATTACAGTACCACCATTACTATATGCCGTATATTGTCCTGGATTGCCGGCGTTATTTGCTCTAAATGAGCGATTAAGGGATGATTGCTCGGCGTAAGCATAAGCGTGCCCAGTATAGTCTAAGTTAACCCCGTATTGGCTTTGAGCAAATGTCTTTCCCCAAGAAACACATTGATAAGCATGAGATCCCCGGCCTGTGCGATCACCTGCGCTTCGTAACGGTAGTCCTCGATAGACTCCAAGCTGCTCTCCAAAATATGCTGCTGCCCCACCCAAAGTAAAAGGTTGAAATTCAGAATTAGCCTCACCCGTTGGGTCAATAAATTTTAACGGATTGTTTCTACCATAGGCGTAACTATTTAACTGCTGAGGGTCTGTCAAAAACTGGCTAGGCGTTTTTCGGGCCCGTGGGTCTTGGTTCAACCACCGGCCGGAGTTTTGATTGTAGTACCTGGTATTGGCGTAGGTCAAATTAGTTGCAGGATCAAATTCGTGACCTGTGAATTTTCGTTGCTCATTTAATATGCTGGCATTAATCCTTAAATCACCGAACGGATAATAATCATTTAATTCTACTTGCCTACCATTTTGGTCAGAAACAACGTGGATGCCGCCCAAATGATCCGTGTGGATATAGTAAATATTACTTGAACTCTCTTTTTCGCCTTCAACTGTAGCCAAAGAAAAATCCTGACGTGCGCCAGGATTAGTTGTTTTCTTATTGCTTGAGCCAGCATTGGCGTTTGGCAAATCATTTGCCCAAACACTACTTTTTAGCAAAAGCAAATTAAGAATCATAGCAAAGGATATAGATAGCGCCAAAGATTTCTTTAAAAATTCCCTTTTCATTAGCATATTGTTAAAATTAATAATGGCTTAACAACACATCAATAACGGCGCTGAAAGATTTTATTCAAATCAAAAAGACGCGACATAGATATTCGCGCCGTTTGTATTTTCAGTATAGCACTGCGAAAATTTTTGTCAATATGGTGGCATATCATAAATTAAGAATACTATCTGTTCCACGGTATCATCCTCATCTAACAATGCTACATGCTACTGCATTTGCCTAGGCGCTAAAAAATTTAATTTAAGATTTTGCAACGATTTTATTTTCCAATTCGTTTACTAACACGGACAAATCCATTTGTTTATTGCTTGAACCATTATATCTTTCAACAGTTACACTATTAGTTTTGACTTCCTTATCACCAATGATTACTATATATGGAATTTTCAAATTCTTACCTTTAAGTATTTTTTTACTCAGTGTTTCATTGTTTTTATTAAGCATTATTCGAACCCCTGCGGCTTTAAGTTGGTCTGCCACCTTTTCACTAAAATTATCATGCTGTTTTCCTATAGTAACTATCATAACCTGGATCGGGGAAAGCCAAACCGGTAATTTGCCTGCAGTATGCTCAATTAGTATACCGATAAACCTTTCAAGTGAGCCGTAAACTACCCGATGTATAACGACGGGGGTTTTGGCTGAACCGTCTTTGGCGGTATAGATTAAATTAAAACGCTGGGGGAGCTGAAAATCTAACTGTACCGTACCCATCTGCCAGTCTCTCCCCAGGGCATCTTGCATAATAATATCTACCTTAGGTCCATAAAAAGCACCATCCCCTTTAGCGACTTCATAATTACCTGCGCCACAGGTTTGGTCGAGAATCTTTTTCAAGGCTGATTCAGCAATGTCCCAAAGCCTTGCTTGGCCAATAAATTTTTTCGGGCGCGTACCTAAGCGATAACGAAACTTAAGGTTAAAAATTCCGTAAAAATCCTTTACGATTTGAAAAATTTGGGCATATTCACTCTCAATTTGATCTTGAGTAATAAAGTTGTGAGCGTCATCTTGACGAAATGACCGCGCTCGCAGAAGGCCATTCAACACACCTGACCGCTCATACCGATGTAGGGTATCTGAATCTGAAAACCGAAGCGGCAAATCTTTATAACTGCGCTTCTTCATATTAAAAACAATCATCGCATTAGGACAATTCATAGGTTTTAGTCCGTACGTTTCTTCTTCAGCACTTACCACAAACATGTCTTCGCGGTAATGATCCCAATGCCCTGATGTTTCCCACAATTCTTTTTTGTTAATTAGAGGAGTAGCAATTTCTTGATAGCCGTGGGCAGCATGATTCTTTCTCCAAAAATCAACTAGCTCGTTATATACAATTAAACCGTTTGGCAACCAATATGGCATTCCAGGCGCGGTTTCATGAAAGTCAAAAAGTTCAAGTTGGCGGCCTAATTTTTTATGGTCACGCTGTTTTGCTGCTTCGCGCCGTTCAACATATTCCTCTAGTTCTTCCTTAGAATTAAACGCTAACCCATAAATTCTAGTCAGCATAGCGTTTTTCTCATCGCCTCGCCAATAAGCGCCAGCAATCCTATCGAGCGAAAAGCAATCGGGATCAATGTTTTTAGCACTACTAACATGTCCCCCTCGGCAAAGATCAAGAAATTTACCTGCTGAATAAAGTGAAATAATCTCGCCTGATTTATTTAATTCATTAATAATTTCAAGCTTATAAGAATTTTCAGCAAATAACTCTTTAGCCCAGCTAGACTCAACTTCTATCCTAGAAAATTTATCCCAAGTTTTTAAAATTTTTCTCATGCGATTTTCTATTCGCTTTAGATCTGAATCAGAAATTTGTGCGGGTAGCTCAAAATCATAATAAAACCCATCATTTACTGGGGGACCAATTGCCAACTTTGCACCTGGATACATTTCGAGTATTGCGGCGGCCAGTAAGTGGGCAAGCGAATGGCGAATTTTATCAAGTTGGTTAATTCCCATATATAGTAATATTCAAGCCATTGCCTTTTCCAGACACTATGCGCTCAAATTCTTTTATAAAGTTATTAACATCTTTCATTGTCGTATATCGCGAAAGGCTAATCCTAATATTGCCGTGAATATATTCAGGCGGACAGTTAATGGCTCTGAGGACCGGAGAAACTTTGGTTGATTTAGAAGAGCAAGCCGAGCCGGTCGAAACAAAAATATTTGACTGGCTCAACTGTTCAAGTAAAAACTCTCCCTCAACATGACTGACGGAAATGTTGATATTATTGCAAATACGTTTGACTAAATCTTTAGGGCCATTTAAGCGAATATTTGGCATTGATAAAAGCTTATCAATTGCATGACTTTGGAGTTTGCGCATCTGCATAACATCCTTTTTTATATCGAAGATACCAATTGCTTTGGCCAGGCCCAAAATAAAAGCTAAATTTTCTGTTCCGGCGCGCAATTTCATCTCCTGGCCGCCGCCGTTTACTTGTGAAGTAATTGACAAACCCCTCCTCTTATAAACAAAGCCAATTCCTTTTGGTCCATGAATTTTATGTCCAGAGAATGAAGCTAAATCGATTGGAATTTTCTGGACATCCAGTGGTACCTTAAGAAAGCTTTGAACGGCATCTGTATGAAAAATGACATTTTGTCGGCGGCACATTTGACTAATTTTTTCTATTGGCTGAATCGTACCGATTTCATTATTAGCATGCATCAAAGAAACCAAAAACGTATCCGGACGAATAGCCTTTTCAATCTCATCCAAGGCGATGAAACCTTCGGTATTTACGGGCAGATATGTCACCTCAAAGCCTTTCGCTTCTAAAACGCGATATACTTCCAAAACAGACGGATGTTCTATTGAGGAAGTTATAATATGCTTTCTTTTATCAGCGTGAAAATCACAAAAACCTTTAATACATAAATTATTTGCCTCCGAGCCAGAACCAACAAAAATTATCTCGTCAGGGTAGGCATTAATTGATGAAGCGACTCTTTCCCGGGCTTCGGCAAGCAGATTAGCTGAGGCTTGGCCTAATTTATGCAGAGAAGAAGGATTGCCATAATCTTTTTTTAAACAATCTAAAATAACATCGCAAACTTCAGGAGCAACTTTAGTAGTAGCATTGTTATCTAAATAACTCATAGTCAAAAATTAGTCATGATTGTGTCGTTCGTGAAGTAAACATTATAGATTAAAATGTTTGCACCAAACTCTTTTGCCAACTCGGCGCCTTTTTCTATCATTAGATGATTGGGGATAGTTGAATAGTTATCCTCGCCAACGTAGTAAAAATTTAGACTGCTTGAAAATCCCCTTCTTTCTTGTTATAAAGCGTACGCCGCCATAATTAAAGGACAAGCTGGCGTGCCGTAAATATCAATACTGTTTTTGCGAGTCAACAAATATTTTTTATTTAGAGACAACCAATAATAACCTTCGTCATATAGTTTTATGTTTTTGCTCTTTATTCTTTTTAATAATTCCTTCTTGCCGCGATTACGCATATGTTTCTCCCAATAAATATCTAAATACTCTGGGAAAGATAAAAATTCTTGCAAGATGGTATGATAGGCCTTTGGTAAAGTAAATTTTGTTCTTTCAAAAACTTGCTTGGTGGTTGAGCATTGATTAATATCGCAGGTTTGACCTATATCGTTTATAAGTGTCCCGATCCCAACGTTTGAATGATTCGCTTCATAATTTTTGTAAAATTCGGCTGCGTAATGAAAAGACTTTATTGTTCCTTCATTTGGTGAAAGCTGATTATTGC is a window encoding:
- a CDS encoding threonine--tRNA ligase → MGINQLDKIRHSLAHLLAAAILEMYPGAKLAIGPPVNDGFYYDFELPAQISDSDLKRIENRMRKILKTWDKFSRIEVESSWAKELFAENSYKLEIINELNKSGEIISLYSAGKFLDLCRGGHVSSAKNIDPDCFSLDRIAGAYWRGDEKNAMLTRIYGLAFNSKEELEEYVERREAAKQRDHKKLGRQLELFDFHETAPGMPYWLPNGLIVYNELVDFWRKNHAAHGYQEIATPLINKKELWETSGHWDHYREDMFVVSAEEETYGLKPMNCPNAMIVFNMKKRSYKDLPLRFSDSDTLHRYERSGVLNGLLRARSFRQDDAHNFITQDQIESEYAQIFQIVKDFYGIFNLKFRYRLGTRPKKFIGQARLWDIAESALKKILDQTCGAGNYEVAKGDGAFYGPKVDIIMQDALGRDWQMGTVQLDFQLPQRFNLIYTAKDGSAKTPVVIHRVVYGSLERFIGILIEHTAGKLPVWLSPIQVMIVTIGKQHDNFSEKVADQLKAAGVRIMLNKNNETLSKKILKGKNLKIPYIVIIGDKEVKTNSVTVERYNGSSNKQMDLSVLVNELENKIVAKS
- a CDS encoding cysteine desulfurase NifS gives rise to the protein MSYLDNNATTKVAPEVCDVILDCLKKDYGNPSSLHKLGQASANLLAEARERVASSINAYPDEIIFVGSGSEANNLCIKGFCDFHADKRKHIITSSIEHPSVLEVYRVLEAKGFEVTYLPVNTEGFIALDEIEKAIRPDTFLVSLMHANNEIGTIQPIEKISQMCRRQNVIFHTDAVQSFLKVPLDVQKIPIDLASFSGHKIHGPKGIGFVYKRRGLSITSQVNGGGQEMKLRAGTENLAFILGLAKAIGIFDIKKDVMQMRKLQSHAIDKLLSMPNIRLNGPKDLVKRICNNINISVSHVEGEFLLEQLSQSNIFVSTGSACSSKSTKVSPVLRAINCPPEYIHGNIRISLSRYTTMKDVNNFIKEFERIVSGKGNGLNITIYGN